The sequence TTCTCGGTCAGGCTCTTGTCGAAACAGACGACGATCGACACCGGCGCGTCAAATTGCCGAAAGCCGCGCATGACCCAATCCTGGCGGCGTTCCTTGTCCTCACGGGCGATGCCCATGGCGCCGAAGAGTTGCTTTGCGATTTCGACCTGCCGTTCGCGGTGCGGCCCGTCGTAGGCGCCATGGTCGCTGATCTCGCGCTGGGGCGGGACGCCGGCCAGCATCCGCGACGAATTGCCTTCCCGCACCCGTTCGAGCGGTTCTCCGGTCAGGACGTGAAGATGCCAGGGCTGCGTGTTCATCGACGAGGGCGCGCGCATCGCCAGTTCGATGATCTCTTCCAGAAGCGCACGCGGCACCGCCTCGCGGGTAAAGCCGCGGATGCTGCGCCGTTCGAGCATCGCTTCATCAAGTTTCATGGAATTACTCCTCGTCTTCATCCGCGCCAACGTCCCGCTTTGCATGGGTCGGGTCAATCGGCGGGAGTGGTAACGTAACGGCAAAGACGTTGAAGTTTTGGAATCACCGGCCCGGAAACGCAAAGGGCCGCGCCCAGTGGACACGGCCCCGCACAGCGTCATGGACGCCGCTTATTCGTCGTCGAGAGCCTCGACGGCTTTCTGAAGCTCATCCTTCGAGATTTCCTTCTCGTCGACCTTCGCCTGCTCGGCGATATGATCGACGACCTTGTCCTCGAACAGCGGCGCGCGCAGCTGCTGCTGCATCTGCTGGTTCTGCTGGACAAACTCGAAGAACTGGCGCTCCTGGCCGGGGTACTGACGCGCCTGGTTCATGATGGCCTGGGTCATTTCGGCATCGGAAACCTGGACCTCGGCCTTCTGGCCGATTTCGGCAAGCAGCAGGCCAAGGCGGACCCGGCGCTCTGCCAGCTTCTTGTGCTCGTCGGTGGTTTCGATCTCGGGATGATCGTGGCCCTGCACGTCGGGGTTGTCCTCGTGCCAGAGCTGATGCGCGATCTGGCCTGCCTCGGCCTCGACCAGCGAGGGCGGCAGGTCAAAGCTGACCATCTTGTCCAGCTCGTCCAGCAGCCCGCGCTTCATCACGGCGCGCGATGCACCGGCGTATTCCGCCTCGAGACGCTTCGCGATCTGCTTTTTCAGGGCGTCGAGATCCTCGGCACCGAACTTGGTCGCCAGTTCGTCGTTGATCTCGGCGGCGACGGGTTCCTTCACATCCTTGATGGTGCAGTCGAAAGTCGCTTCCTTGCCCTTCAGATGCTCGGCCTGGTAATTCTCGGGAAAGTTGACGGTGACGGTCTTTTCCTCGCCCGCCTTCACGCCGACCAGCTGCTCCTCGAATCCGGGGATGAAGGAGTTGGAGCCCAGCACCAGCGGATAGTCCTCTGCGGCGCCGCCTTCGAAGGCTTCGCCATCCACCTTGCCGACAAAATCCATCACGACCTGATCGCCGTCCTTGGCCTTGGCGCCCTTCTTGCGGGATTTGAAATCCTGCGCGTTCTCGGCAAGGTTCGCCAGCGCCTCGTCGATGGCCGCGTCATCGGCCTTGACCACCAGCTTTTCCAGCTTGATCTTCGACAGGTCGACCTCGGGGATCTCCGGCAGGGCCTCGTAGGTCATGGAAACCTCGACGTCGTCGCCCTCTTTCCAGTCCTCGTTGGTCATCTTGACTTCGGGCTGCATCGCGGGGCGGTCGCCGGTCTTCTCGAAGTGCTCGTTCATCGCGCCGTCGATGCTTTCCTGCATCGCTTCGCCCATGACGCGCTGACCGAACTGCTTTTTCAGCAGCGCCAGGGGAACCTTGCCCTTGCGGAAGCCCTTCATCTCGACGTCGGGCTGGGCTTCGGCAAGTTTCTCGTTGACCTTTGCGTCCAGTTCGGCCGCCGTCAGCTTGATGGCATAGCCGCGTTTCAGACCTTCGTTCAGCGTCTCGTTGACCTGCATGTGTGCTCCATAAGAAAGAGGCCGCGCCGAGGGGCGCGGATAAATTTCCGTCCTTCTATGGATGTTGCAGACCGCTTGCAAGGGGGTCGCGCCTGCCTTTCAGAATGAGCCGGAATAGGCCGCCCAAAGGGTAACGGCGGCATTCATCTCGACCAGAATGGCGTCCAGCTGCGCCACAGTGTCCTGCAACTCGGCCTCCCCGATCGTGCCCTGCGCCTGCACCTGCGCGATCGCGGGGTGCAGGGAACGCCACATATCGCTCACCTGTTCCAGCTTTGCCGCGATCCGGGGGGTCGGCGGGGCCAGCAGGTTGGCGGCGGCGTTGCCGTGCAACAGGCCCTCCAGGGTTTCCGAGAACAGCGCCGCGCTTTGCGACAGGTCCTTCAGGCTTCGTTCCCGATCCAGTTCCACGGCGATCAGGCAGAGATTCTTGGCCATGCGCTGGGTCAGCATCCGTTGCCGACCCGCCTGGTTGATCGTGGCAGCAACGACCGGGTTGCTGTAGCCCCGGCCCGCGGTGGCTTCGATTACGCCGACAGCTTCGTTCATCCGGGCCAGCACGGCAAGGTTGCGCGCGATCATGATCTGCATGGCGACCGTATGCAGGTCACGCGACGCCAACTGCTTGACCGACGCGGTGAAGGCGGCGGACACCTCTTGAACAGTCTCCAGCGCCGCACGTTCCTGCGGCGTCTGCGCAGGTGCCAGACCGGCCTCCGGCGACCCCGCGCGCAGCCCTTGCAGCGTTTCCTCAAACGTGACGGCGGCGGCAAGCGCCTGTTCGCGCCACTGCGCATCAGCCTTTCCCGGCAGCGCAAGGCAGACCGCCTTTGTCATCTGCTGGGTCAGCATACGCTGACGTCCGGCCAGATCGATGCGTGTTTGCGCGTTCGCGGCGTGCATCCCGACGAAGTCAGCCGCCTCAACACGCGGGACAAGGCAGGTTAAAACCACGATTGCCAGCCCGAGGACGCGACCCAAGGGTCCGCGAAACGCACTTCTTCGTTCTGTGATTGCTGCCCGCGTCATCCGCCAACCCCCGGTTCTGTCGAACCGGACTTAGGCGCTAAGGCTTTCCATGACGTTAAGCGAGCTCTGCCCGGCCGCCCGGCGGCTCACATCCCCAGCGCTTCCTTGTACATTTCCAGCACCGCTTCTTCCTCGGCGATGTCATCCTTGTCGCGCTTGCGCAGGGCGATGACCTTGCGCATCACCTTGGTGTCGTAGCCGCGGGCCTTCGCCTCGGCCATGACTTCCTTCTGCTGGTCGGCGAGGTCCTTCTTCTCGGCGTCCAGCCGCTCGATGCGCTCGATGAACTGGCGCAGTTCGTTGGCGGTCACCCGGTAGGTCGCATCGCCCACGGTATCCACCACGTCGGGGTTGGTGCCTGTATCACTCATCGCCTGCTCCTGCGCTTGGGGTTGATCGGCACTGACTACAAGCGCGCCGCGCGCCCTGCAAGACGCACTTGATCCGACGCGTCCTTTGGCGTAGCGCAGGCGCCATGGAGACGACCGACATCACAATTCTGGATATCGTGATCTGGACCGGCGCGGCGATTTCGCTTCTGGGCCTGCTGGGGCTCGTGTGGTGCATCATCAGCGTGTCGCGGGCCAAGCGGGCCAAGCTGGATGATGACGCGATGCGCGCGGTGTTGAAATCGGCGATACCGCTGAACCTCGGGGCGCTTTTCCTGTCCGTGATCGGACTGATGATGGTCATCGTCGGCATCTTTCTGGGCTAGGCGCACGGCGCCGCTGGACAGCGGGGCGCGGCCCGGCGTAAATCGTGCCATGGACATGCGACAACTGACCCCCCGCTATTACGTGGCCCCGCAGATCGATCCCTCCGACATGGAGGCTATTCGCGATGCAGGCATCACCCGAATCCTGTGCAACCGCCCGGACGCAGAGGTGCCGCCCAGCCATCAGGCCGAAGCGATGCGCGCCGCGGCAGAGGCGGCCGGCATCGCCTTCGAGGTGCAGCCCCTGACCCATCAGACCATGGTGCCGGACGTGATCGCCCGGAACCGTGCCCTCGGGGCGGAGACCGACGACGTCGTGCTGGCCTATTGCGCCTCAGGCACACGGTCCACGATCGCCTGGGCGCTGGGACAGGCCGGGCGGATGCCCGCGGATGACATCGTCGCTGCCGCCCGCGGCGGCGGGTACGACATCTCGAACATCCGCCCCGCGCTCGACGCATCCTTCACCTGAGCCGCGGCCCGGGTGTCACCCGGCCTTACGCTCCGGCAGACCCTGAGCTTCGGCCAGACCGTCGAATGGCAGCGGATCTTCCGGGTCGGTCAGGGTGAGTTCGGGCAGGTCGGACAGGTCCGGCATG is a genomic window of Sulfitobacter alexandrii containing:
- a CDS encoding DUF2312 domain-containing protein; the protein is MSDTGTNPDVVDTVGDATYRVTANELRQFIERIERLDAEKKDLADQQKEVMAEAKARGYDTKVMRKVIALRKRDKDDIAEEEAVLEMYKEALGM
- a CDS encoding type IV pili methyl-accepting chemotaxis transducer N-terminal domain-containing protein — protein: MGRVLGLAIVVLTCLVPRVEAADFVGMHAANAQTRIDLAGRQRMLTQQMTKAVCLALPGKADAQWREQALAAAVTFEETLQGLRAGSPEAGLAPAQTPQERAALETVQEVSAAFTASVKQLASRDLHTVAMQIMIARNLAVLARMNEAVGVIEATAGRGYSNPVVAATINQAGRQRMLTQRMAKNLCLIAVELDRERSLKDLSQSAALFSETLEGLLHGNAAANLLAPPTPRIAAKLEQVSDMWRSLHPAIAQVQAQGTIGEAELQDTVAQLDAILVEMNAAVTLWAAYSGSF
- a CDS encoding nitroreductase, with product MKLDEAMLERRSIRGFTREAVPRALLEEIIELAMRAPSSMNTQPWHLHVLTGEPLERVREGNSSRMLAGVPPQREISDHGAYDGPHRERQVEIAKQLFGAMGIAREDKERRQDWVMRGFRQFDAPVSIVVCFDKSLTEKGTIAHFDLGAVTYGLVLAAWSRGLGTVINGQGIMQSPVVREHAQIPDDQVILTCVAMGWPDDSFSANAVRSTRRSVDEVARFVGFD
- a CDS encoding TIGR01244 family sulfur transferase, with translation MDMRQLTPRYYVAPQIDPSDMEAIRDAGITRILCNRPDAEVPPSHQAEAMRAAAEAAGIAFEVQPLTHQTMVPDVIARNRALGAETDDVVLAYCASGTRSTIAWALGQAGRMPADDIVAAARGGGYDISNIRPALDASFT
- the tig gene encoding trigger factor, yielding MQVNETLNEGLKRGYAIKLTAAELDAKVNEKLAEAQPDVEMKGFRKGKVPLALLKKQFGQRVMGEAMQESIDGAMNEHFEKTGDRPAMQPEVKMTNEDWKEGDDVEVSMTYEALPEIPEVDLSKIKLEKLVVKADDAAIDEALANLAENAQDFKSRKKGAKAKDGDQVVMDFVGKVDGEAFEGGAAEDYPLVLGSNSFIPGFEEQLVGVKAGEEKTVTVNFPENYQAEHLKGKEATFDCTIKDVKEPVAAEINDELATKFGAEDLDALKKQIAKRLEAEYAGASRAVMKRGLLDELDKMVSFDLPPSLVEAEAGQIAHQLWHEDNPDVQGHDHPEIETTDEHKKLAERRVRLGLLLAEIGQKAEVQVSDAEMTQAIMNQARQYPGQERQFFEFVQQNQQMQQQLRAPLFEDKVVDHIAEQAKVDEKEISKDELQKAVEALDDE